A portion of the Nitrospirota bacterium genome contains these proteins:
- a CDS encoding class I SAM-dependent methyltransferase → MEKEFLKYEKYGAYHWDRVSGSFKHHDAGLLGKYLKTLELTDNINPKILLDIGCGDGCLTAMFAEKFPNSQIIGLDYSEAALKLAIKKTENLKNIHFIKGSCYDLGFKNKVDTISCVEVIEHLDRPKSFLMNCHNLLVNNGYLICTTPVSNPQIAKDPYHTIEYSQEEFKQLLTESGFTILKHQFSHPLPLLKRYKKVLSPMGIGHIRLFRYLYNFNSIVLKKNPFLRSSHANHSDFCKQYVLARKQCS, encoded by the coding sequence ATGGAAAAGGAATTTTTAAAATATGAAAAATATGGCGCATATCACTGGGATAGAGTCTCCGGTTCATTTAAGCATCATGATGCAGGATTATTAGGTAAATACTTAAAAACCCTCGAATTAACCGACAATATTAACCCCAAGATACTCCTTGATATTGGATGCGGAGACGGCTGTCTGACTGCAATGTTTGCAGAGAAATTTCCGAACTCGCAAATAATAGGTTTGGATTACTCTGAGGCTGCCTTAAAGCTGGCGATTAAAAAGACTGAGAATCTAAAGAATATTCATTTTATTAAAGGCTCATGTTATGATTTAGGATTTAAAAATAAAGTTGATACAATCTCGTGTGTAGAGGTAATAGAACACCTTGACCGGCCTAAATCTTTTTTAATGAATTGTCATAACTTGCTTGTCAATAATGGGTATCTGATTTGTACAACCCCGGTCAGTAACCCGCAAATCGCTAAAGACCCGTATCATACTATTGAATATTCCCAGGAAGAGTTCAAACAGCTTTTGACTGAATCCGGTTTTACCATTCTTAAACATCAATTCAGTCATCCGCTCCCTTTGTTAAAACGCTATAAGAAAGTTTTGTCTCCTATGGGAATAGGGCATATACGGCTGTTCAGATATTTATATAATTTTAACTCCATAGTCCTGAAGAAAAATCCATTCCTCAGGTCATCGCATGCTAATCATTCAGATTTTTGCAAACAATATGTCCTTGCGAGAAAACAATGCAGTTAA
- a CDS encoding glycosyltransferase family 4 protein, with the protein MKIALLNDSFLLDETIEINGTQVQLYNLARAFLDRHIEVAYILPSKVDRPIEEIIEGIRIFRVPCSNDGFSWIAELGRFNAALCSINPDIVYQRGRSYLTYIAANWAKKNNKAFIWASNGDDSCGFWKELSGIKKKSFPLWLRFILYPLKGYKDILIHKGIRMANRVINQTEHQKDQLTRNYGKEGIVFPSYYNISGASAMPKKEKICLWTANLIPRKQPQIFLRLAEYCKTLKDWQFVIVGGARNKQYQEQIMKEASHIPNVTVMGRVTFKQTESFFAKASLFVNTSFLEGVPNAMIQAWLNNTPVLSLSVDPNNWINRFNLGFFADGNLETFLSHGLKMLKDHTALLEQGVDCRNFAVKTFASDKIIDGYIEQFNKLTGHI; encoded by the coding sequence ATGAAGATCGCCTTACTGAATGATTCATTCCTTCTTGATGAGACCATTGAGATAAATGGTACACAGGTCCAGTTATATAATCTTGCAAGGGCATTTCTTGATAGACATATAGAAGTCGCATACATACTGCCTTCAAAAGTTGATAGACCGATTGAGGAAATTATTGAGGGTATCAGGATCTTCAGAGTACCTTGTTCTAATGACGGGTTTTCATGGATAGCAGAGCTGGGCAGGTTTAATGCGGCTCTCTGTAGTATTAATCCTGATATTGTTTATCAGAGAGGGCGGTCTTATCTCACATACATTGCTGCGAATTGGGCAAAGAAAAATAATAAGGCATTTATATGGGCAAGCAATGGCGATGATTCATGCGGATTCTGGAAAGAATTGTCCGGCATTAAAAAAAAATCCTTTCCCTTATGGCTCAGATTTATCTTATATCCTTTGAAAGGTTATAAAGATATTCTTATTCATAAAGGTATTAGAATGGCTAATCGTGTTATTAATCAAACTGAACATCAAAAAGATCAACTGACAAGAAATTATGGCAAGGAAGGCATAGTTTTTCCTTCGTATTATAATATCAGCGGGGCATCTGCTATGCCTAAAAAAGAAAAGATATGTTTATGGACAGCAAATTTGATCCCAAGAAAACAACCGCAGATTTTTCTTCGATTGGCAGAATACTGCAAGACCTTAAAAGACTGGCAATTCGTAATTGTCGGAGGAGCCAGAAATAAACAATATCAGGAACAGATCATGAAAGAGGCATCTCATATACCCAATGTAACAGTTATGGGCCGGGTTACATTTAAACAGACAGAATCTTTTTTTGCAAAGGCATCTTTGTTCGTAAATACAAGTTTTCTTGAAGGGGTACCTAATGCAATGATACAGGCATGGCTTAACAACACTCCGGTACTTTCCCTGAGTGTTGACCCGAATAACTGGATAAACAGGTTCAACCTCGGTTTTTTTGCTGATGGTAATCTTGAAACTTTTTTATCTCATGGTTTAAAAATGCTGAAGGACCACACGGCCTTGCTGGAGCAGGGCGTTGACTGCCGTAATTTTGCTGTAAAAACATTTGCATCTGATAAAATAATTGACGGATATATCGAACAGTTTAATAAACTA